TCGTTTGTTTATCGCACAGAGGCATGGTTTTCAAACTAGAGCTGCTGAAAAAAGAGTTTTCGTGCTTCGACGGGCTCAGCACGAACGGAAAATCTCCAACGATTCAACACCCGCCCCGTTCGCCCTGAGACTTGTCGAAGGATGAACAGGGTTTTTCAGCAACCCACTGCCCTCGCGGCTTGGTTTGACAGCGTTTTCTCTGTTCTGTTAAGTTTTTTTCGTCTCGGCATGGGAGGCGGAATTCTATGATGACCGAAGAACAAAACGAGCTTCTGAGCCGCACCGGACCGGGAACACCGTGCGGCGAGATGCTCAGGCGCTACTGGCTGCCGGTCGGTCTCACTGAAGAGATAACGGCCGGCGGAAAACCCAACCAGATCAAAGTCATGAGCGAGGATCTGGTGCTGTTCCGCGATGATCTCGGGCGGCCGGGCCTATTGGCTCTCAACTGTTCTCACCGGCTCACCTCATTGGCCTATGGCCGAGTCGAAGACGGAGGCATTCGCTGCGCGTTTCACGGCTGGCTCTACGACATCGAGGGGAAATGTCTGGAGCAGCCCGCCGAGCCCGACCCGTTCGCGGATAAAATTCGCCACCTCTCCTATCCGTGCCGGGACCTTGGCGGATTGATCTTCGCGTACCTGGGGCCGAATGAGAAGATGCCGCTTCTGCCTCGGTACGAGGTCTTGATTCGGGAAGATGGCAGCCGGAAAGCCGACTGCTATCGGATCAACAGCAACTACCTGCAAAACGTCGAGGGCGCGGTGGACACCGTCCATTTTTCCTATCTGCACATGGACCGGTGGTCGAAGGTGAAGCACAAGCTCTCCACCTTGCCGAAGCCGAAAATAGAGTTCAGGGAAACCGACTACGGTATCTGGCAGAAATCGCTTCTACCGGACGTCAGCCGCGAGGTCACCCAGGTGGTCTACGCCCACTTCTTCATGCCGGCCGGTTTTATGAGAATTCAGGAGAGTTTGAACAGGAAAGTCGGCGTGCAGAAATTTCAGTCGTGGTACGTGCCCATCGACGACGAACGTACGATGCGCTTTCAGGCAGGATTTACTCCGCAGGGCAAAGACGGCAAGCTCTACGCCTGGCCTGCCGCGCATGACTCGACGCCGCCCGGGCCCGAGAACGAATATTTCCGGGACTATGAGAACGCCGATACCATCTCGGGCATTCCGGTGAACGCGCCGGGGACCGCGGTCAAGGGCTTTCTCGCGCAAGACAACATGGTCAATGAGTCGCAGGGCGCCATCGTCGACCGCCGCCGCGAGCATCTCGGCGCGTTCGACAAGGTGCTGAGCGCCATGCGCGTCATGTATCTCGTCGCGATCGACGACGTGCGCAAGGGAAAGGACCCGAAGCACATCTTTCGGGATGACGCTAAGAATCAGATGGTCCGCATCGGCGGCGATGAAGAGCAGGAGTCGGTGTGACGCGGTTTGCCGACAAGGTAGCTCTGGTCACCGGCGCCGACGCCGAGATCGGCCGGGCCATCGCGGTCGCATTCGCGCGGGAGGGCGCCGCGGTCGCCTGTTGTTGCCGCGCCGCGGAGCAGGGACGCGAGACCAGTCTGGCGATAGAGCGGATCGGCGGAAAGACAGTTTTGATAGAAGGCAACGTGGCGCGCGAGCGCGATGCGGAAGCCGCGGTGAAGAGAGCGTTGGATGAGTTCGGCCGCCTCGACGTGCTGGTCAACTATGGGGCTGCCCGCCGCGTCGTCGGAACGATCATGGAGATATCGGATGAAGATTTTGCCGAGGAGATGGACGCCGACTTAAAGAGCGTAATCGCGCTCTCGCGCTGCGCGATTCCGGCCATGGCGAAAAACGGCGGCGGCGCGATCGTGAATCTCTCGTCCCTCGCACGCTCGGGCGTCAAGGGGCGCGCGCTGCGCTCCGCCAGCAAGGCAGCTCTAAGCTCTTTAACGCGCGCGATGGCCCTGGACCATGGACCTCAGAACATTAGGGTTAACGCCGTCCTGTTGGGGCCGACGCTTACTTCCGAAATGGCGCGCAGACCCGAACAGATGAAGCTGCTGGAAGAGGAATCGGCGCTGAAAAAACTCCACACGCCGGAGGACGTGGCGGCGGCGGTGCTGTTCCTCGCCTCGGACGACGCCAGACGCATTACCGGAGTCTTGTTACCGGTCGACGCCGGCAGGTCTCTTCCAAGATTCTAACTCCCCTTTATTCTGTCTCTGGAATTCAGACCGTTTTACCGTGCGGGGAGCGGATTCCCGTTTAAAATGGAAATTCCTAAGGCAGGTCAAACAGGGAATCGAGATGGAAAGATTTTTTATTTCGCGGTCGCCGCTGTCTTGGCGGCCGCCGCGCCGTCGGCGCTATCCGCGGCGATTGTGCTGGATGTGCCTTGTGCCGCCTGTGAAGTCCCGTTGACAAAAAGCTTAAAGCCGCCCCAGCCGAATTCTCCGACGGCAGCCCCCGTCCCGGCATCGTAGAGGTCTATCAACATGAACTTTTCAGGATGCCCGGCCAGATAGTGCGAGAAAATCTCGACGAATTGCTCCTTGTCTTTCAGATCCGCTTTGTTGAAGCCTTCTCCTACGTAGAGCTTGTGCGGGCGACGAGTGCCGTCAAGGCGGGTCCAAAACTTGTAAGCGTCTCCCTGAAGAAGATCCAACCATTCCTTAAACTGCGCCGTTTTAAGTTGCCAGGCTTTGAAGTCCTGGCCGTGAGAGAAGGAGGGCGACAGCAGGAACAAGAGGAAGAATCCGACGACTGTTCCTCTCATTCCCGTCTGTCGCCCCATAAGAACTCCTTAGCGTACTTTTATCTCGACCCGCCGGTTCTTCGCCCGGCCTTCGGCGGTCTTGTTATCGGCAATGGGCTTGCTCTCGCCGAATCCTTTCATCGTGATCCGGCTCGCATTAACGCCGCGCTTGGTCAGGTAGTCCTGCACCGAAGCGGCGCGCCTTTCCGATAATCCCTGGTTGTATTTCTCCGTGCCGACCGAGTCGGTATGGCCTTCGAGATCCACCCTCTTGTCCGGATTCTCTTTGAGGAATGCAATCAGGCGATCGAGAATCTTGGCCCCATCCGGCTTGATAGCGGTCTTATCGAAATCGAATAGGACGTTGTCCAAGATAATCGTCCGCTCCACTTTTGGCGCCGGCGGTGGCGGTGGTGGCGGCGGTGGCGGTGGCGGCGGTGGTGGTGGTGGCGGTGGAGGAGGAGGCGGTGGCGGTGGCGGTGGTGGCGGCGGTGGCTTTGGTTCCTCGGTCAAGAGATAGGCCAGCACGCCGCAAATTAGAGCGCCGGATACAAAGCCGATCGCAGCACCTTTGGCCGAATTGATGCCTCCGCCATGACCGCCTATTTGCGGGCCGGCGGCGCCGGCTCCCGCTCCAACAACGCTACAGATGCCCGCTCCGATAAGCGCATTCTGCTGCCTTCGGGTCATGCCCGCACAGCTGCTCACGAAAAAGACTAATGCCACCAGGACAGCTAACCTAGCCTTCTTCATCGCTACCTCCCTCTCCAGATACAAAATTGTGCTAATTTATTACAAAAAGGAGTTGGCTTGTCAAGGGAAAAATATGCCAAAAGGGGACAACGAAATACCCGAAATTGCCGGGTTAAACGTTATCTGCTAGCCTGAATAGTCGCGAATTCTCTAGGAGGGATCATGATCATACGGTCCAATCGGCTCGCTATAGCCCTACCCCTCGCCACACTCCTATTCACGCTTTCAGGATGCGAAAAGAAAGAGCCGCGCCAACCTGAGGCCAACGTTAATGCGGCGGAACAGACCCAGCCTTATACCACAACGCAGGAGGTGCGGGTGCGGAGCGGGCCGGGAAC
The nucleotide sequence above comes from Candidatus Binatia bacterium. Encoded proteins:
- a CDS encoding OmpA family protein is translated as MERTIILDNVLFDFDKTAIKPDGAKILDRLIAFLKENPDKRVDLEGHTDSVGTEKYNQGLSERRAASVQDYLTKRGVNASRITMKGFGESKPIADNKTAEGRAKNRRVEIKVR
- a CDS encoding Rieske 2Fe-2S domain-containing protein: MMTEEQNELLSRTGPGTPCGEMLRRYWLPVGLTEEITAGGKPNQIKVMSEDLVLFRDDLGRPGLLALNCSHRLTSLAYGRVEDGGIRCAFHGWLYDIEGKCLEQPAEPDPFADKIRHLSYPCRDLGGLIFAYLGPNEKMPLLPRYEVLIREDGSRKADCYRINSNYLQNVEGAVDTVHFSYLHMDRWSKVKHKLSTLPKPKIEFRETDYGIWQKSLLPDVSREVTQVVYAHFFMPAGFMRIQESLNRKVGVQKFQSWYVPIDDERTMRFQAGFTPQGKDGKLYAWPAAHDSTPPGPENEYFRDYENADTISGIPVNAPGTAVKGFLAQDNMVNESQGAIVDRRREHLGAFDKVLSAMRVMYLVAIDDVRKGKDPKHIFRDDAKNQMVRIGGDEEQESV
- a CDS encoding SDR family oxidoreductase, whose amino-acid sequence is MTRFADKVALVTGADAEIGRAIAVAFAREGAAVACCCRAAEQGRETSLAIERIGGKTVLIEGNVARERDAEAAVKRALDEFGRLDVLVNYGAARRVVGTIMEISDEDFAEEMDADLKSVIALSRCAIPAMAKNGGGAIVNLSSLARSGVKGRALRSASKAALSSLTRAMALDHGPQNIRVNAVLLGPTLTSEMARRPEQMKLLEEESALKKLHTPEDVAAAVLFLASDDARRITGVLLPVDAGRSLPRF